In Chitinophaga oryzae, the sequence CAGAAAGACCTGCAAATATGGGACAAATGGGGCGAAAAGGACGAGCTCGACGAACTTCCGGACGATATTTTCCTGCAGTACCCCAACGCAGAAGAGGTAGGAATCCACGTCACAAAAATGACTGTGTTGCCCAACTCCCTCTATTCCCTGAAGAATTTGAAGTTCCTCAACATTTCAACTAACAAAATAAAGACACTACCAGCGGAAATCATTCAGCTGCAACAATTGGAAAGCATCCGGCTCAACATCAGCAGTATGGATGTCAACAAAGGGCTGCCGCTGCTGGCACAGCTACCGGCGCTTCGTTCGATAAATCTGAGCAACTGGCGTGGTAAGGCTTTTCCGGATAATCTGCAGCTATTGAAGCACCTGACGCACCTGACGATTGCTAAAGATAAGATGACCGGCCTGGTTCCTGAGATCCTGGCACTGCTAACGGCATTACCGGACCTTCAGGAGCTGGACATCACCGTTTCCGAAGATGACTACTACCTGTTATTATCCCTTCAGCATATGCCGCTGCTCGACAAACTCCGTAAGATCGATATTGGCTATGATGGCCTCTGGCGCGCGGCCCCGCACAGGACGCCGTTGTGCCTGGCCACCACCCGCCAGGTACAGATACATGACGCTTTCAAAGAAACACTTCCGCAATTCCGGCTGAAAGTAAAAGATAAAAACTATAGCGACCTTCATTTACAGTTGCTGTTCGGCATTCACCTGAAGGTAGTACCAGCCATCACTGAACTGTTGCCCAACCAGCTGGCCAACGCCATTGCCGCCCAACAGCATCCCCGTCTCTATTTACTGGCCAGGCCCAAAGGAGAAAGCCAGAAATCCATCAATGAAAAACTGGAACAGTATGGTATTTCCGCCAGCAATAAACAGCCAGACAGCAATACCATTGTAGTGATCGGTGCCGGTACCACCATGGAAGACCTCATGCCCCTGCTGGACACCGGCTGCCAGGTCATCACCACCGACCAGCTCAAGGACGTGCTGATCAACAAAGACGATCACTGGCTGCTGCAAGACGACAACGAAGCTGCCAACACACAGCTGATGCGCCTCTTCACCTCCAACGATCCGGACAACTACCAGCTGGCCTTCGAGATCATCGAAACCGGCGGCGCCAATAAAATCATCCAGACGCTGCTCGCCGTGGTCATGCTGGCCCACCCGGACAAAACGATCCATAAAAAGGCAGAGAAGCTGTATGACAAATATGGTTCACAGGCATTCCGGCAACAGGTAAAAAGCAGTAAAATTTCCTTACGTGTAGGCGGTAACGTGAGTTCAAAATTACAACGCATCGTTTCCAATAAAGATGTGGACGAAGTGATGTTCCGACTTATGTACCAGCTGGTGGCCGGTTCCAACAGCAACATCAGTAAAGTAAAAGCGGATTCCTTCAGCATGAAGGGTATTGAAAATATTACCCTGCCGCCGGAAATAGCTTTCTTCACGCAGATCGCCGATTGGGATTTCGAAAACTGCAAAGGCTTCGATATCGCCACGGCCATTCCCATTTTCGCGGAGATGCCGGGTGTAAAACACCTGCGGCTCAACGGCTGTCATATCGAGATACCGGCGTCTATCGGCACACTCACGCAACTGCATACTTTACACATAGCCCACAACACGCTGGCGGTGGAAGATTCGCTGCAATCGCTGGTACACCTGAAATCACTGGATGCAACCGGCATAAAACTAAAAAACTGGGACTGGTTAAAATCACTGAAAAACCTGATGGGGCTGATGTTAAGCAACAATCAGCTGACCGCCATTCCCGATGCGGTGTTTGACATGCAACAGCTGATCCTGCTCGAGGCCCGGAACAACAAACTGACAGCCGTTCCCGAAGCGTTGACACGACTACCCAAGCTGGACCAGCTGGATTTCAGCAGCAACCTGATCACCAACTTCCCCTATTTCCTGGGCAAATACAAATTATCAGAGCTGCTGCTGCGTTCCAATAAAATACAGGAAGTAGATACCCGTCAGCTGGCCACGGTTTCATCCGGGCAACCCATAGCATGGGAAAAACTGAACCTGTCGCGCAACGAGCTGTCTTCTTTCGAAATGACCCACTGTGAGTTCACCACGCGTGTATTGGATATCTCTCATAACCAGCTGACGGAGCTTCACCCATCCATTTTCAACGCACCGCTGACCGATTTTTATGGCCATCACAACCAGATTGCCGAGCTGCCGCCTATTGACAGCGGCTCCCGCTTTGGTGATTTCTGGATGCAAAACAACCGGTTGACCGAATTACCGGTGCAGATTGCGCATATATTTATCAATAATGCTGATTTCAGCAACAACCAGATCAGCAGGATCCATCCTGACTTTGACTCACAGGCTGCCGGCAGTTATTCCAGATGGTACTGGAAAATGCAGAATAATCCGCTGCCTCCGGGTAAAAATGGTAGTTTTTTCATCTAAATAAAAAGAGCGGGCCTTTAGAGAAGCCCGCTCTTTTCATATATACCTTACGTTTAGTAACCGATACAAGCCAGTTTCCCGTCCATGGTGCTTACCAGCACTTTCCTGTTGCCGATAGGCAATACAGCGTTTACCAGGCAGTTGGACAGTTTGTGTTTCCACAGCAGCGTATAGTCGTTACGGTTCACCGCATATACCACGCCGGAATGTGTAGGCGTGAAGATAACGCCATCGCGCTCCACGGCTGCGGCGGGGTTCAGTTCATAACCCATTTCGATGGGTGATTTCCACAGCAGCTGCATGGTATCGGCCGCAGCAGATACGCCATACAGGTTGCCGTCCATCGTTTTAATGAACGTCTGGCTGCTGTCTGCCGCCAGTCCGATGGATTCGCGCATTCTTACGCCCGGCACGGTTTTACGCCAGATAACGTTGCCGGTCTGGCTGTCGAAGGCCGTCATGTAGCGGTCCGGGGCCACGATGAACACTTTACCCTGTGCACCCACGGGATAGCAGGCGGCCGGGGAGAACATGCGGTTGGAGGCGCCGTTGTTCCATTTCCATTTCAGCGTGCCGGTAGCGGCGTCGAGGGCGTAGAAATCGTTGCCCCAGCTGCCGAAGTACACATTGCCCTGGTATACCAGGGGCTTGTCTTCCACGAAGCCTTTCACACCGGAAAACTCCCATACCAGCTTGCCGGTGGCAACGTCGATAGCGCGGAAACGTCCGTCGGAGGCGCCTATATAGGCGATACCGTTAGCGATCTGCGCGCTAGCCACCACCGGTTTGTCCGTTTTGAAGCGCCAGCGTTGTTTACCGCTGGAAGCCCCGATGCAGTAGATATAATGGTCGGAAGAAGCCACTACGATATTGTCACCATCGACTACCGGGGTGGCATACACTTTACCGCCGGTTTTGAAGGTCCATTTCTTTTTGCCGTTGGCAGCCTGCAATGCGTACACCTCGCCGGCAGTATTGGTGGAGATCACCAGGTTTTTCACCAGCGCCATACCGGAACCGATGTCGCTGTTGTCCTGGAACGTCCAGAGGGCTTTCACCGCAGGGAAAGAATCGTTCATGGCGTAGGACGGGCGTTCAAAGGGGGCGGCATCATAACGGGCATGATGACTCCTTAGCGGCTGGGCCGTCCATTGCCGGTTTTTGCCGATGAGCGGCGTCCTTTCCTCGAAAGTAGCCTGTCCGTTGGCCACCGTGATGATATTGTAACCGCCGATGCTGTCTTTCGCGCGCAGGTTGGATCGGCACATCACGCCCGGGATATTTTCGAAATCGAAGGTTT encodes:
- a CDS encoding leucine-rich repeat domain-containing protein, which translates into the protein MKDLSKFIRYGDQKDLQIWDKWGEKDELDELPDDIFLQYPNAEEVGIHVTKMTVLPNSLYSLKNLKFLNISTNKIKTLPAEIIQLQQLESIRLNISSMDVNKGLPLLAQLPALRSINLSNWRGKAFPDNLQLLKHLTHLTIAKDKMTGLVPEILALLTALPDLQELDITVSEDDYYLLLSLQHMPLLDKLRKIDIGYDGLWRAAPHRTPLCLATTRQVQIHDAFKETLPQFRLKVKDKNYSDLHLQLLFGIHLKVVPAITELLPNQLANAIAAQQHPRLYLLARPKGESQKSINEKLEQYGISASNKQPDSNTIVVIGAGTTMEDLMPLLDTGCQVITTDQLKDVLINKDDHWLLQDDNEAANTQLMRLFTSNDPDNYQLAFEIIETGGANKIIQTLLAVVMLAHPDKTIHKKAEKLYDKYGSQAFRQQVKSSKISLRVGGNVSSKLQRIVSNKDVDEVMFRLMYQLVAGSNSNISKVKADSFSMKGIENITLPPEIAFFTQIADWDFENCKGFDIATAIPIFAEMPGVKHLRLNGCHIEIPASIGTLTQLHTLHIAHNTLAVEDSLQSLVHLKSLDATGIKLKNWDWLKSLKNLMGLMLSNNQLTAIPDAVFDMQQLILLEARNNKLTAVPEALTRLPKLDQLDFSSNLITNFPYFLGKYKLSELLLRSNKIQEVDTRQLATVSSGQPIAWEKLNLSRNELSSFEMTHCEFTTRVLDISHNQLTELHPSIFNAPLTDFYGHHNQIAELPPIDSGSRFGDFWMQNNRLTELPVQIAHIFINNADFSNNQISRIHPDFDSQAAGSYSRWYWKMQNNPLPPGKNGSFFI
- a CDS encoding outer membrane protein assembly factor BamB family protein, with translation MMKHFFLLSTVAVLILCRTVTMAQNTFKFALMTDIHVGSDHAAEDVQRSVADINQDPSVAFVIISGDITEFGADEELQLAKRLLDSLNKPWYIIPGNHDTKWSESGGNTFRRVFGSETFSFRHGGYWFIGTNCGPNMRMGPGQVPRENVVWLDNLLKTKDTTTPIIYINHYPQNADLNNWYEALDRLKQHNIQLILCGHGHANKTFDFENIPGVMCRSNLRAKDSIGGYNIITVANGQATFEERTPLIGKNRQWTAQPLRSHHARYDAAPFERPSYAMNDSFPAVKALWTFQDNSDIGSGMALVKNLVISTNTAGEVYALQAANGKKKWTFKTGGKVYATPVVDGDNIVVASSDHYIYCIGASSGKQRWRFKTDKPVVASAQIANGIAYIGASDGRFRAIDVATGKLVWEFSGVKGFVEDKPLVYQGNVYFGSWGNDFYALDAATGTLKWKWNNGASNRMFSPAACYPVGAQGKVFIVAPDRYMTAFDSQTGNVIWRKTVPGVRMRESIGLAADSSQTFIKTMDGNLYGVSAAADTMQLLWKSPIEMGYELNPAAAVERDGVIFTPTHSGVVYAVNRNDYTLLWKHKLSNCLVNAVLPIGNRKVLVSTMDGKLACIGY